A window of the Isosphaera pallida ATCC 43644 genome harbors these coding sequences:
- the glgX gene encoding glycogen debranching protein GlgX, giving the protein MRVWPGVPYPLGANWDGTGVNFALFSENATNVELCLFDSADSPKETCRIPLMEQTDRVWHCYLPDAKPGQVYGYRVYGPYDPSQGHRFNPAKVVLDPYAKGIARDPKWDDALFGYRVGDEQADLSQDDRDSAAFAPLAEVIDPAFDWGGDRKPNHPWHETVIYELHVKGFSKCKPDVPEPLRGTYAGLASEGSIQYLKDLGVTAVELLPIHAFLDDRHLIENGLCNYWGYNTLGFFAPSRKYSTAQTASDSVREFKELVKGLHAAGLEVILDVVYNHTAEGNHLGPTLSFRGIDNASYYRLVPDDRRYYMDFTGCGNTLNMLSPHVLQLIMDSLRYWVLEMRVDGFRFDLASALARELHEVDKLGAFFDIIHQDPVLSQVKLIAEPWDLGPGGYQVGNFPIGWTEWNGKYRDCVRKFWKGDGGTLSEFASRLCGSGDLYEHSGRRPYASINFVTCHDGFTLRDLVSYNHKHNEANGEENRDGADHNESWNCGHEGPTDDPEINQLRARQQRNFLATLMLSQGVPMLLAGDEIGHTQQGNNNTYCQDNQLSWLNWDLNEEQKTLLKFVQSLTQLHRTQAVLQRRTFFQGRTIRGSEVEDVAWFDPSGREMSDDAWDAGFVKCFGVRWAGDAIGEVDRQGKRIQGDTLLLLFNAHHEPIPFTLPAKRPDQTWERLLDTVHPLVEPQPIADDQPYDLQARSLAVLRIQATPQA; this is encoded by the coding sequence ATGCGTGTCTGGCCTGGCGTCCCCTATCCCCTCGGAGCCAACTGGGATGGAACGGGAGTGAACTTCGCCCTGTTCTCCGAAAACGCGACGAACGTGGAGCTGTGTTTGTTTGATTCGGCCGACAGCCCGAAAGAAACGTGTCGGATTCCCCTGATGGAGCAGACCGATCGGGTCTGGCATTGTTACCTGCCCGACGCCAAGCCAGGGCAGGTCTACGGCTATCGGGTTTATGGTCCTTATGACCCCTCCCAGGGGCATCGGTTCAACCCCGCTAAGGTGGTGTTGGACCCCTACGCCAAAGGAATCGCCCGCGATCCGAAGTGGGACGACGCCCTATTCGGCTACCGGGTCGGCGACGAGCAGGCCGACCTCAGCCAGGACGACCGCGACAGCGCAGCCTTCGCGCCTCTGGCAGAAGTGATTGACCCCGCGTTCGATTGGGGCGGAGACCGCAAGCCCAATCATCCTTGGCACGAAACGGTGATCTACGAACTCCACGTCAAGGGATTCAGCAAATGCAAGCCCGATGTCCCCGAACCGCTCCGCGGCACCTACGCCGGACTCGCCAGCGAAGGGTCGATTCAGTACCTCAAAGATCTCGGCGTCACGGCAGTGGAACTGCTGCCCATTCATGCATTTCTCGACGATCGCCACTTGATTGAAAACGGCTTGTGCAACTATTGGGGTTACAATACCCTGGGCTTTTTCGCGCCGTCGCGCAAATACAGCACTGCCCAAACTGCCAGCGATTCGGTGCGCGAGTTCAAGGAGCTGGTCAAAGGGCTGCACGCTGCCGGTCTGGAGGTGATTCTCGACGTGGTCTATAACCACACTGCCGAGGGCAACCATCTGGGCCCCACCCTGTCGTTCCGAGGGATCGACAATGCCAGCTATTACCGCCTGGTCCCTGACGATCGGCGTTACTACATGGATTTCACCGGGTGCGGCAACACCCTCAACATGCTCTCGCCGCACGTGTTGCAGTTGATCATGGACAGCCTGCGCTACTGGGTGCTGGAGATGCGTGTGGATGGATTCCGCTTCGATCTGGCCAGCGCCCTGGCGCGTGAGCTTCACGAGGTGGACAAGCTGGGAGCCTTCTTCGACATCATCCACCAGGACCCGGTGCTCTCCCAGGTCAAACTGATCGCCGAGCCGTGGGATCTTGGTCCCGGCGGCTATCAGGTCGGCAACTTCCCGATCGGTTGGACCGAGTGGAACGGCAAATACCGCGACTGCGTCCGCAAGTTCTGGAAAGGAGACGGCGGCACCCTCAGCGAGTTCGCCAGCCGCTTGTGCGGCTCCGGCGACCTCTACGAACACAGCGGGCGTCGTCCCTACGCCTCGATCAACTTCGTGACCTGCCACGACGGCTTCACCCTCCGGGACCTGGTCAGCTACAATCACAAGCACAACGAGGCCAACGGCGAGGAGAACCGGGACGGAGCCGACCACAACGAAAGCTGGAACTGCGGCCACGAAGGTCCCACCGACGACCCCGAAATCAACCAACTCCGCGCTCGCCAACAGCGCAACTTTCTGGCCACCCTGATGCTGTCGCAGGGCGTCCCCATGTTGCTCGCGGGCGACGAGATCGGCCACACCCAGCAAGGCAACAACAACACCTATTGCCAGGATAATCAGCTGTCCTGGTTAAACTGGGACCTCAACGAGGAACAGAAGACCTTGTTGAAGTTTGTCCAATCCCTGACTCAGCTTCACCGCACCCAAGCGGTCCTCCAACGTCGCACCTTCTTCCAGGGTCGGACAATCCGCGGCTCCGAGGTCGAGGATGTCGCCTGGTTCGATCCATCCGGTCGAGAAATGAGCGACGACGCCTGGGACGCCGGTTTCGTCAAATGCTTCGGCGTGCGGTGGGCGGGCGACGCTATTGGCGAAGTAGATCGCCAGGGTAAACGAATTCAGGGCGACACCCTCTTGTTGCTCTTCAACGCGCACCACGAACCGATTCCCTTCACCCTGCCGGCTAAACGGCCCGACCAGACCTGGGAGCGGCTCCTAGACACCGTTCACCCTCTCGTCGAGCCCCAACCGATCGCCGACGATCAGCCCTACGACCTCCAAGCACGCTCGCTGGCAGTGCTGAGAATCCAAGCGACCCCGCAAGCTTGA
- a CDS encoding histidine phosphatase family protein, with translation MTRQILLVRHPPVTNALRGICYGVSDVPLADDGPTRVEEIVAQLLAQGPYTHLYHSGLSRCAAVANALAARTGMKPVIDPRLRERCFGTWELRPWDDIHAESGDAMMGMVTAPETWRPPSGETTFELRDRVWAWYAEQPAHGRIVAITHGGPIASLVGTLNHRPVTEWPTYVPPFGSITSIG, from the coding sequence ATGACACGACAAATCCTGCTCGTGCGCCATCCTCCTGTGACAAATGCGCTGCGAGGAATCTGCTACGGGGTCAGCGACGTGCCGCTGGCCGATGACGGCCCCACCCGCGTTGAGGAAATCGTAGCCCAGTTGTTGGCTCAAGGACCGTACACCCATCTCTATCACAGCGGACTCAGCCGCTGCGCCGCGGTCGCCAACGCGCTCGCTGCGCGAACCGGCATGAAGCCCGTAATTGATCCGCGATTGCGTGAGCGTTGCTTCGGGACATGGGAACTGCGTCCCTGGGACGACATCCACGCCGAATCTGGCGACGCCATGATGGGCATGGTGACCGCCCCCGAAACCTGGCGTCCACCCAGCGGCGAGACGACCTTCGAGCTGCGCGACCGGGTTTGGGCGTGGTACGCCGAACAACCCGCCCACGGGCGGATCGTCGCCATCACGCACGGCGGCCCCATCGCCTCCCTGGTGGGCACCTTGAACCATCGACCCGTGACCGAGTGGCCGACCTACGTTCCTCCCTTCGGCTCCATCACGTCCATTGGTTAA
- a CDS encoding adenosylcobinamide-GDP ribazoletransferase: MDLSRQLHAAITAVQFLTRVPLPGGIHRSASDRTLLRDAVAYFPLVGGVVGAFSGGVVWMAALLWPPIVAVALGLIAEAILTGAFHEDAVADCCDAFGGGWTRDDVLRIMKDSRVGSFGALGLTLAVLLRGGCLLAIPVGELVATVAASAAVGRWAILLLMRIVVPIPNRDGLAKDVGEQLGWRDLLKGSALTLPFASTFLVTRPVAGMVGVIAVAATTFAWAGYVRRRLGGITGDCLGCGCYLGQVVFLLAATAGSGR, encoded by the coding sequence ATGGATCTTAGCCGCCAGTTGCACGCCGCGATCACTGCCGTTCAGTTTCTGACTCGGGTGCCGCTGCCCGGTGGAATTCACCGGTCTGCTTCAGATCGCACGCTCCTTCGAGACGCCGTGGCATATTTTCCGCTGGTCGGTGGAGTGGTCGGAGCCTTCAGCGGCGGAGTCGTCTGGATGGCCGCGCTGCTCTGGCCGCCGATCGTCGCGGTGGCGCTGGGGTTAATCGCCGAGGCGATCCTGACCGGAGCATTCCACGAAGACGCGGTGGCCGACTGCTGCGACGCCTTCGGCGGAGGTTGGACCCGCGACGACGTGTTGCGGATCATGAAGGACAGCCGCGTTGGCAGCTTTGGAGCGTTGGGGTTGACACTGGCGGTCTTACTGCGTGGCGGATGTCTGCTGGCGATTCCCGTCGGCGAGCTGGTTGCGACCGTGGCGGCCTCGGCGGCCGTTGGGCGTTGGGCCATCCTCTTGCTGATGAGGATCGTCGTCCCGATTCCGAACCGCGACGGCTTGGCCAAGGATGTCGGCGAACAACTCGGCTGGAGGGATCTGCTAAAAGGTTCGGCGTTGACCCTGCCGTTCGCCTCAACATTCCTCGTAACGCGGCCGGTCGCCGGGATGGTCGGCGTGATCGCGGTTGCGGCCACGACCTTCGCTTGGGCCGGCTACGTCCGCCGACGCCTCGGCGGTATCACCGGCGACTGTTTGGGTTGCGGATGCTACCTGGGGCAGGTTGTCTTCTTGCTAGCGGCCACCGCCGGGAGTGGGCGATGA
- the cobT gene encoding nicotinate-nucleotide--dimethylbenzimidazole phosphoribosyltransferase → MTPEHARAHLNSLAKPPGSLGRLEDLAVRLCVVQQTLCPRATPRRCVLFAADHGVVTEGVSAWSSEVTRLMVSAIVSGGAASSVLAATTGTELRLIDVGVVGPGLPDGPVHRNRKVRAGSRNLALEPSLTVQEFHEAVAVGELEAVEAWRSGIVVVAAGEMGIGNTTAASCLTALLTKSPAEATVGPGAGASEEALARKRQIVADVVARGRPRLADDPETVIASMCGLEIAAIAGFHHRASALGLTVVLDGFVATAAALVADHLWPGVARSMIAAHQSAEPGHAVALAHLGLEPALDTWQMRLGEGTGALLVMPLLDAAAAIVARMATFDQVGIDTDGS, encoded by the coding sequence ATGACACCGGAACACGCCCGCGCCCATCTGAACTCGCTGGCCAAACCGCCGGGCAGTCTGGGGCGTTTGGAGGACCTGGCGGTTCGGTTGTGCGTGGTTCAGCAAACGCTGTGCCCACGCGCGACGCCTCGGCGTTGCGTATTGTTCGCCGCCGATCATGGGGTGGTGACCGAGGGAGTGAGCGCTTGGTCTTCCGAGGTGACTCGCCTGATGGTGTCCGCGATCGTCTCGGGAGGCGCAGCGAGCAGCGTTCTGGCGGCGACGACCGGCACGGAGCTTCGCTTGATCGACGTGGGGGTTGTCGGACCGGGGCTACCGGACGGGCCGGTTCACCGCAACCGAAAGGTCCGGGCTGGGTCGCGGAACCTCGCGCTCGAACCGTCTTTGACGGTTCAGGAATTCCATGAAGCAGTCGCCGTGGGTGAGCTGGAGGCGGTAGAGGCTTGGCGTTCTGGGATCGTGGTGGTCGCCGCGGGCGAGATGGGCATTGGGAACACCACCGCGGCCAGCTGCCTCACCGCGCTGCTGACCAAATCACCCGCCGAGGCAACCGTCGGCCCAGGAGCGGGGGCCAGCGAGGAGGCGTTAGCGCGCAAGCGTCAGATCGTCGCGGACGTGGTGGCTCGCGGGCGTCCGCGGTTGGCGGACGATCCCGAAACCGTCATCGCCTCGATGTGCGGTTTGGAGATTGCGGCGATAGCTGGCTTCCACCATCGGGCGTCGGCGCTGGGATTGACGGTCGTGCTGGATGGCTTCGTCGCCACGGCGGCGGCGCTCGTCGCGGACCACCTCTGGCCCGGCGTGGCCCGTTCCATGATCGCCGCCCACCAATCCGCCGAACCAGGTCACGCCGTGGCGCTGGCCCACCTCGGCTTGGAACCGGCCCTCGACACGTGGCAGATGCGTCTTGGCGAGGGCACCGGAGCGCTTTTGGTCATGCCTTTGCTCGACGCCGCGGCGGCCATTGTCGCCCGCATGGCCACCTTCGACCAAGTGGGGATTGACACCGATGGATCTTAG
- a CDS encoding Dph6-related ATP pyrophosphatase has product MRPRALLSWSSGKDSAWTLHVLRQRGEVEVVGLVTTLNETFGRVAMHGVRVELAHAQAEAVGLPLWPVPLPWPCSNDEYEARMRAVVAKALAEGVTAFAFGDLFLEDIRAYRIRQLTGTGIVPLFPLWGTPGETPALARAMIAAGLQAVLTCVDPRRLPPKFVGRAFDAALLADMPSDVDPCGENGEFHTFCHAGPVFNRPIPVHIGDVIQRDGFWFADLIAGPTPPFVQTAADRKRP; this is encoded by the coding sequence ATGAGGCCAAGGGCGCTTTTGTCGTGGAGTTCGGGCAAGGATTCAGCCTGGACGCTTCATGTGTTGCGGCAACGCGGCGAGGTGGAGGTAGTCGGATTGGTGACCACCCTGAACGAGACGTTTGGGCGGGTCGCTATGCATGGGGTGCGTGTCGAATTGGCCCACGCACAGGCCGAGGCCGTTGGCCTGCCGCTCTGGCCCGTTCCCCTTCCCTGGCCTTGCTCAAACGACGAGTACGAGGCGAGAATGCGGGCCGTCGTCGCCAAAGCGTTGGCGGAGGGCGTGACGGCGTTCGCATTTGGCGACCTGTTCCTCGAAGACATTCGGGCCTACCGGATTCGCCAACTGACCGGCACTGGGATCGTACCGCTTTTTCCCCTTTGGGGAACGCCAGGCGAGACTCCCGCCTTGGCACGCGCGATGATCGCCGCGGGACTCCAAGCGGTCCTAACGTGCGTCGATCCGCGGCGGCTGCCGCCGAAGTTCGTTGGCCGGGCATTCGACGCCGCATTGCTCGCGGACATGCCGAGCGATGTCGATCCTTGCGGTGAAAACGGCGAATTCCATACCTTTTGCCATGCCGGACCGGTGTTCAACCGCCCGATTCCAGTGCATATCGGCGACGTGATCCAGCGGGACGGGTTCTGGTTCGCCGACCTGATTGCTGGGCCAACGCCCCCCTTTGTTCAAACCGCAGCGGATCGCAAGCGCCCATGA
- a CDS encoding cobalamin-binding protein: MNIVSLLPSATEIVCELGLGDHLVGVTHECDYPPFVKALPKVTRTLIPHDASSRDIDSLVRQRLRTQRAIYTLDMTVLENLRPDLIVTQALCDVCAVAEAEVTAAACSLPGQPTVVNLEPTRLSEVFDCLRLVAAAAGVPHRAAEVIDALQARVAAVKARTEGLRFRPRVVVLEWIDPPFCSGHWTPELVRLAGGFEGIGREAQPSRTMSWTEVVAFHPEVLVIACCGFTTERTLQDIPILRDYPGFTDLSCTRTGRVYVVDGNAYFSRPGPRLVDSLEILAHLLHPEVHPLPSGLPLARQLTRAELEAAARV, translated from the coding sequence ATGAACATCGTTTCGTTGCTTCCTAGCGCCACCGAGATCGTGTGCGAACTTGGTTTGGGCGATCATCTTGTCGGCGTCACCCACGAATGCGATTATCCGCCGTTCGTCAAAGCCCTGCCAAAGGTCACCCGAACGCTGATCCCCCACGACGCCAGCAGTCGGGACATCGACAGCTTGGTTCGCCAGCGGCTTAGGACCCAACGGGCGATCTACACCCTCGACATGACCGTTCTGGAAAACCTGCGGCCCGACTTGATCGTGACTCAAGCGTTATGCGACGTGTGCGCCGTGGCCGAGGCCGAGGTGACCGCGGCGGCGTGTTCGCTGCCAGGGCAACCGACGGTCGTGAACCTCGAACCGACACGGCTCTCCGAGGTGTTCGATTGTCTCCGGCTGGTCGCCGCCGCGGCGGGCGTCCCACATCGCGCCGCGGAGGTGATCGACGCCTTGCAAGCTCGAGTCGCCGCGGTCAAAGCGCGAACGGAAGGTCTGCGTTTTCGGCCACGCGTCGTCGTTTTGGAATGGATCGATCCGCCGTTTTGTTCCGGTCACTGGACTCCGGAATTGGTGCGTCTGGCCGGCGGGTTTGAAGGAATCGGCCGCGAAGCTCAGCCCTCTCGGACCATGAGTTGGACCGAGGTGGTTGCGTTCCATCCAGAGGTTTTGGTGATTGCCTGTTGTGGCTTCACCACCGAGCGGACGTTGCAAGACATTCCGATTCTGCGGGATTATCCGGGGTTCACGGATCTGAGTTGCACTCGGACTGGGCGGGTTTACGTGGTTGACGGCAACGCCTACTTCAGCCGCCCAGGTCCGCGACTGGTGGACAGCCTAGAGATCCTCGCGCATCTTCTCCATCCGGAGGTTCACCCGCTGCCAAGCGGCTTGCCCTTGGCCCGCCAACTCACGCGGGCCGAATTGGAGGCGGCAGCGCGCGTATGA
- a CDS encoding DUF6580 family putative transport protein, which produces MTPDPQSPRRLVRLAVLVSFIAVAVLARLIPHPPNVTPIGAIALFGGATFADRRLALTLPLASLLISDLFLGFHILIPVVYGSFAVNVLLGRWLRSRRSIVNTGIATLAGSIQFFVVTNFACWVLWYPLTWEGLTTCYVAAIPFFQNTLWGDAVFVTVLFGGLALVEWRFPAAREQPAFGPA; this is translated from the coding sequence GTGACTCCTGACCCGCAATCGCCTCGTCGTTTGGTCCGGCTTGCAGTTCTCGTCTCATTCATCGCCGTCGCGGTGTTGGCTCGACTGATCCCGCACCCGCCCAACGTCACGCCCATCGGGGCGATCGCCTTGTTCGGCGGCGCGACCTTCGCGGATCGACGACTCGCCTTGACACTGCCACTCGCCTCTCTTTTGATCAGCGATCTATTTCTAGGTTTTCACATCCTAATCCCAGTGGTTTACGGAAGTTTCGCAGTGAATGTGTTGCTCGGTCGTTGGCTGCGGTCACGGCGATCGATCGTCAACACGGGGATCGCCACGCTTGCTGGTTCCATCCAATTCTTTGTTGTGACCAACTTTGCGTGTTGGGTGCTTTGGTATCCTCTCACCTGGGAAGGTCTGACGACCTGCTACGTTGCGGCGATTCCGTTCTTTCAGAACACGCTGTGGGGCGACGCCGTGTTCGTCACGGTTCTCTTCGGTGGGCTCGCGTTGGTGGAGTGGAGATTCCCCGCAGCGCGTGAACAACCGGCCTTCGGTCCCGCTTGA
- a CDS encoding putative CRISPR-associated protein — protein sequence MPAADHVETWLQQADPVKASAETHTWYRLGLFDADDKDKVEVVLIHSQTEDGRFCAERLVSMAKHKGLKARPRQVDGLDYSDGQKFNRGLRQLARVVGEEIKRGQAAGTVELAATGGFKAEIAIANLVGAVSDTPVHYIYEQFTSLITIEPIPVTLRADWIGSGAGRKLLEAFESANDVVPLSDIESLLKQDERLLSLVEIDEGHAALNLLGEIAVRLIATPHESWPTPTDLSPNDKKRLDSAAHHRPRGWEQIVDTIANSRYVTLIRYEGSATGGCLKEAPDNDSDLIHRIEGSPALTLRISTTATTSGQRRLVQQVLRKELKV from the coding sequence TTGCCCGCGGCCGATCATGTGGAAACCTGGCTTCAACAAGCCGACCCGGTTAAAGCCAGTGCCGAGACGCACACTTGGTATCGCCTTGGCCTATTCGATGCCGACGACAAGGACAAAGTCGAGGTCGTCCTGATCCACTCCCAGACGGAGGATGGACGGTTCTGTGCGGAACGACTGGTCTCGATGGCTAAGCACAAGGGACTGAAAGCAAGGCCGAGACAGGTGGATGGCCTCGACTATTCGGATGGTCAGAAGTTCAACCGAGGACTTCGCCAACTTGCTCGAGTCGTTGGCGAGGAGATTAAACGCGGTCAAGCTGCGGGCACGGTCGAACTTGCCGCTACTGGTGGGTTCAAGGCAGAAATCGCCATTGCCAACCTGGTCGGTGCCGTCTCGGATACCCCGGTCCATTACATCTACGAGCAGTTCACGTCACTAATCACGATCGAACCTATTCCAGTGACCCTTCGGGCTGACTGGATCGGCAGCGGCGCAGGTCGAAAATTGTTGGAAGCGTTCGAGTCGGCCAATGATGTGGTTCCCCTCAGCGACATCGAAAGCCTGCTGAAGCAAGATGAGCGACTTCTCAGTCTGGTCGAGATCGATGAGGGGCACGCTGCGCTGAACCTCCTGGGTGAAATCGCTGTACGCCTGATCGCAACACCACATGAATCGTGGCCGACCCCGACAGATCTCTCTCCTAATGACAAGAAACGACTCGATTCAGCTGCTCACCATCGGCCACGGGGCTGGGAGCAAATTGTCGATACCATCGCCAACAGTCGGTACGTCACCTTGATCCGGTACGAGGGATCGGCGACAGGAGGATGCCTCAAAGAAGCTCCTGACAACGACTCGGACTTGATCCATCGCATCGAAGGCAGCCCTGCGCTCACGCTCCGAATCAGCACCACAGCCACAACGAGCGGCCAGCGACGACTCGTTCAACAGGTGTTGCGGAAGGAACTCAAGGTTTGA
- a CDS encoding recombinase family protein → MSTPDCLLSLAIYTRQSLAHDDEFSSCDAQFEICHEFITANRSKGWVWCGRRYDDAGQSGERLDRPAMSQLLDDLRRGHVDGLVVHRLDRLSRKLIDLTALLTELRTRNIPLLIVTDPTLGTSATDTLVLNILGSFTEFEREMIRDRLADTRAAMKRKGLRVAGKVPYGYTTDPHTKQLVVHRQQAKRVKAFFEWAVEGQTPAAIAAIANARRWLTNPSPKKPSGGRWTPRQVADILANPVYRGQIHTANGPAPGTHEAIIPVELFERVREVIAGRRVSTTPRGKAVLAWPLRGLVVCGRCGRTMSTSVIHHRHFRYRHYRCRSHAGGRPPCKGIAVPAHELEQWVIRELSSLSPDQFRLPQRRQEVTDFQSLWAMLSEKEQIENLAAVVEQVRFDPARSKIQLSLRAGAVGAVAGIIAKREQAREPEPRRSRRKRSPADKPLGTG, encoded by the coding sequence ATGTCGACTCCTGATTGTCTACTCTCGCTGGCCATCTACACCCGCCAATCGCTCGCGCACGACGACGAGTTCTCCTCGTGCGATGCCCAGTTCGAGATTTGCCACGAGTTCATCACCGCGAACAGGTCCAAAGGCTGGGTCTGGTGCGGCCGGCGATACGATGACGCCGGTCAGTCGGGCGAACGGCTGGATCGGCCCGCCATGTCCCAACTGCTCGACGATCTTCGCCGTGGCCACGTCGATGGACTGGTGGTTCACCGCCTCGACCGCCTGTCGCGGAAGCTGATCGACCTCACTGCCCTGCTCACGGAGTTGCGAACTCGGAACATCCCGCTGCTGATCGTCACCGATCCGACGCTGGGCACCTCGGCGACCGATACGCTGGTGCTGAACATCCTCGGCTCGTTCACCGAGTTCGAACGCGAGATGATCCGCGATCGGCTGGCCGACACGCGAGCCGCGATGAAGCGGAAGGGACTTCGCGTCGCGGGCAAAGTGCCCTACGGCTACACGACCGACCCGCACACCAAGCAACTCGTCGTCCATCGACAACAGGCCAAGCGGGTGAAAGCCTTCTTCGAGTGGGCCGTCGAAGGGCAAACACCGGCCGCGATTGCAGCGATCGCCAACGCTCGCCGCTGGCTCACCAACCCATCGCCCAAGAAGCCATCGGGCGGCCGCTGGACGCCGCGTCAAGTCGCCGACATCCTGGCGAACCCTGTCTATCGAGGTCAGATCCACACCGCGAACGGCCCGGCGCCTGGGACACATGAAGCGATCATCCCTGTCGAATTGTTCGAGCGGGTCCGCGAAGTGATTGCCGGTCGTCGCGTTTCGACCACACCGCGGGGCAAGGCGGTGTTGGCCTGGCCGCTTCGGGGACTCGTGGTGTGCGGCCGTTGCGGTCGGACGATGAGCACGAGCGTCATCCATCACCGCCATTTTCGGTATCGCCACTACCGCTGCCGTTCCCATGCGGGTGGCCGACCGCCGTGCAAGGGCATTGCCGTCCCGGCGCACGAACTCGAGCAATGGGTGATCCGCGAACTGAGCAGCTTGAGTCCCGACCAATTCCGGCTTCCACAGCGGAGGCAGGAAGTGACCGACTTCCAGTCACTCTGGGCCATGCTCAGTGAGAAGGAGCAGATCGAGAATCTGGCCGCAGTCGTGGAGCAGGTACGTTTCGATCCGGCGCGTAGCAAGATTCAACTGAGCCTCCGCGCCGGAGCCGTGGGGGCTGTGGCCGGAATCATCGCGAAGCGAGAACAAGCCAGGGAACCGGAACCGCGTCGCTCGCGGCGCAAGCGTTCTCCAGCCGACAAACCGCTCGGAACAGGTTGA
- a CDS encoding DUF5615 family PIN-like protein, translating into MKFKLDENFGQSVLEVFTRRGFDCHTVHDEGLTGAEDPDVLVAATAEDRVLVTLDRDFTNVLVHPPEATAGIVVVQLGRRLTRGLLVASIETFLTACEQNLLCGKLWIVEPGRIREHRTDDEDDDGDPA; encoded by the coding sequence ATGAAATTCAAGCTCGACGAGAACTTTGGTCAATCGGTGCTGGAGGTCTTCACCCGGCGTGGCTTCGACTGCCACACGGTACATGACGAAGGCTTGACCGGCGCGGAGGACCCAGACGTGCTGGTGGCGGCTACGGCTGAGGATCGCGTTCTGGTCACGTTGGATCGCGACTTTACCAACGTCCTCGTCCACCCACCCGAAGCCACGGCTGGCATTGTGGTCGTGCAACTTGGTCGCCGACTGACTCGCGGCTTACTGGTGGCATCCATCGAGACATTCCTGACCGCGTGTGAGCAGAACCTCCTCTGCGGCAAACTCTGGATCGTTGAGCCGGGACGGATCCGCGAACACCGCACGGACGACGAAGACGACGACGGTGACCCGGCATGA
- a CDS encoding DUF433 domain-containing protein has product MTTRKDRILERISINPKVCCGKPVIKGTRIWVSLILDLLAVGDTIEDILSEYPHITREDVLACIAYGAEAADDRFIEVPMSGVP; this is encoded by the coding sequence ATGACGACGCGAAAAGACCGAATCCTAGAACGCATCTCGATCAACCCCAAGGTCTGCTGCGGCAAGCCCGTCATCAAGGGAACGCGGATCTGGGTGTCCTTGATCCTGGACTTGCTCGCGGTTGGCGACACTATTGAAGATATCCTGAGCGAGTACCCGCATATTACCCGAGAGGATGTTCTCGCCTGCATCGCTTACGGTGCGGAAGCAGCCGACGATCGGTTCATCGAAGTGCCCATGAGTGGCGTTCCATGA